GCAACGCGATCAAAAATGATGGGTCAGTGGTGGTGGCGGTGATGATGGTGTAGATGatagatgatgatgacgatggtGGTGATGATATTGGCCAACTGATCAAGAGGAGAAACGGAAAATGATCTTACACCGCGAAACTCGGTGCGATAGAAAGGTTCAAGGACGTCTGGTTAGTGTTGCAGGGTATAAACACTATATACGTACCGGACAGTTTATCGGGATTGTCGTAGTGAATTTGTAAAAGGTAGTATCTCGTTTCATCTGGGCCGCCAATTGGTAATCCTATGTGGTCTGGCATGATTATAGTCTGTCggcaaaaaagaaaataagttTCGAGGTGATAAAACGCaggaaaatcaaaaattcttAGTCCCACAAAAAACCCGCAAAGTTAAGATATCCGCTTCCTAAAATGCATTTGAAATCcgaattttcgatttttcaatTACTATTAACGAATGATTTTGCTTATGAGACTTAATTCTTGATTCGTGACAAATTGTGAGGTTCTACCTCATCGTAGCTGGGgcaatctttattatcacagaGAAAATTGACAGTTCATATGatatgattatgataaaaACAATTTCTTACTTCGCCTCCGACTGCGAAACCTGCAACTACAGTCAAACATCTGCCGATGTACCTTCTCATTTCCTGGCCGTAACAATGTCCATGCCTTCCGACTACGGAACTATAGTCAGCTTTTGGACACGAGTAGAGGAGCATGTGATGAACCATACGTTCGTTACCTGGCTGCACAACGTGGTCAATCTGAAAAAATCATATACATTTTATGCTAACGAAACTGGTTTCAATGTGGCGTTAGCCAAGTAGGTGTGGTGGGCCTGTAAGAGACaccaatcaaatcaaaacataTCGAACAGAATCTACTAATTAGATACATAACAGGTTCAATTCCTACGTTGGTCCGAAAAAGTGTAAACTGAAGAAGTGTAAACTTCAGTTTACACTTCTATGGTTGGTCAATCCCCAAGATTAAAACTACCAGTTTTTAACCAAACTGCTACTAACGACGTGGCGTTAaaacaaaaagttcaaaatgcTAAAACGAAATTGGAGGAGATGAGTGTcatataattttgtttttcttatgtggcccgaatcagccaccgtTACCGTCGATATACGGAACTTACCGCGACAGCGTGGTGTTTGGTTGGGAGATCGATCTCAAACATAGCGCAATAGTACGTCGTGTCAAGACTCGGAATTGTATACTAACgtaaaaatataaagttaGATCGATAAGAAAATTTTCCAGTAATACTTATCGccgtaaaatttgaattatataatgCTTAACCGTTTGCTGTgaggaatattttcaaatatactTAGCACGGTTGTATTGGAAATGTATTGCAATTGAATTGTTGTGTAGTCGGAATTATGTTATGCAAACGGGTTTTATAATTCAACAGACGTTTTTGTAAACAAGATCCAGCGTTTTCATGTCTGGAGGAACTTTCGTCAGTTTAGGCTTGTCGAGCAGGTACAGCGTCTTCGTTCCGCGGGTGTGGCCGTGGTAATGTACTTTGGTCTCGTCGGAGGGATCGGTATCCGAGTAAGAATACACGATTCGCATAGCACTTTCCTGTGAAGAGATACGTAGATTTTTATGATCGGTTTTTTTTACTTGTGAAAGTGGAGAAAGATATAAATCCACtctatcaatgcgcatgcTAGATCTTTTCTGGTATCGGGCAGAAATCGTTTAAGATTTTTTATCCCATCGAATTTAAAATCCTTTATACTACATCACTCACCTGTATTTCGATGTCGTTTTCCTTATCGCATGTGTCGAGATTTCGTCTGAAAACGAGTGTCGTTTTACCATCCGTTTCAGCACCCCGCAACAAATGCCAATCTTGCGATGTATCTATGATTGGCATGCCAATGCTAGTCGGGGCGTATCGATCCTAAATTCGGGAggcaaaatattatagaaacttTCCGTTCagaaattgatattgaaattgaaattgatagcTTGATATCGTGTCCGTCGAAAAATACGTTTAAGATATCTATACCCAATGTTCACCCATATCAAACTTACAACTTATGCAGCTATCAACCTGCACACACTTTGTACACACAACCCCAGGCTGCAACCCCCCTCAGACTTTCGACTGACATTCACCATTTTTGCGAAACATGTTCGTTCGGGCGTTTTTACCCCCTGCGGCGGCAGTACCCCGGACCTTTTTCTTCGAAAATGAATTAGGATGTCATGTCTGAACCATCAAATTTAAACAGACATTCACCATTTGTGAAAAAATGCGTTCGTCCAGACTTCACCGTTCAAAAGGTGATTGCCTTGTTTATGCAATTGAGATTTCTTATGAGACATAACTTGATTTATATTTCCCCCGATGATGACTCTTTGTGGAGATTCGAAAAATTTTAGAGCATAAACTAAATGCGTGCACAATTTTGGGTTACCAGCTATCGTATTATTcgtttatgttttttttttagatcatTTAGCCAACTATTTTCcgaatattttagaatctatgTTCAACTATCATCATCATGCTATCGTATTTAATGAGCGGAAAAAAATCACGAAAAGGTGCACGTTTGTTGAGCGGTGTTAGTGGTTAGAGGGATCGACTCTGAGAATCCAGGTTTTGTGTGTTCGAACCCTGTATATGACGGTAGTGCCCCGGGCAAGAGACTTATCCACATCGCCTCtttccacccaggagtaagtGGGTACCTGGTCTGCCTCCTGGGCGCCTAGTATAGCTGCTCGCACGTAACTTCTCCCCGGGTAGAGATGACTGTTACATGGTAagagttataggctggggggtaataataccgatTTAATGCAAAGCGCTGTTAAACATTGTATCGGTGGAAAGGTCTCAAAAGAAATTTAATTACTACGTCTATATCGCTAGATTTACGTACGTGAAACATAGGTGTTCCATCCTTGGTCACCCACCCGATCACCATATCTGAGCCTTTCATTGATCCGGTCGGAGACAAACCGAAACCGACGTAGCCAGTAGTCTCCACCGTCACCTTAAACGTGAGGAATCTCTTCCGGGGTTCGTCGGACTGGTCGTAGCGCCATTCTAACGAGTACTTCTTCGCGTCGCCATCGAGAAACACTTTGTTGGGAAAGATTATCTGGCAATTTGCATCTTGGAAAAACGCCAGGGCTATCGCCAATGATATCGCGGATATAAGCAGGCTCCTCATTTTGCGTTAATctgaatatttaaaatcatcgtTAACTGTGTA
This Tubulanus polymorphus chromosome 7, tnTubPoly1.2, whole genome shotgun sequence DNA region includes the following protein-coding sequences:
- the LOC141908055 gene encoding DBH-like monooxygenase protein 1 isoform X1, which produces MRSLLISAISLAIALAFFQDANCQIIFPNKVFLDGDAKKYSLEWRYDQSDEPRKRFLTFKVTVETTGYVGFGLSPTGSMKGSDMVIGWVTKDGTPMFHDRYAPTSIGMPIIDTSQDWHLLRGAETDGKTTLVFRRNLDTCDKENDIEIQESAMRIVYSYSDTDPSDETKVHYHGHTRGTKTLYLLDKPKLTKVPPDMKTLDLVYKNYTIPSLDTTYYCAMFEIDLPTKHHAVAIDHVVQPGNERMVHHMLLYSCPKADYSSVVGRHGHCYGQEMRRYIGRCLTVVAGFAVGGETIIMPDHIGLPIGGPDETRYYLLQIHYDNPDKLSGVKDSSGMRVHYTSEMRTHDVGVMYPGITFWQKDAMIIPPKQQKFELEGWCPSNCIDKALQRSNVTEIHVITVVSHAHLLGRAVRLRHFRNGKELKPIVEDMSYDFDYQTWRWLPSKVTIKQGDSLLVECTYNTMDRTDMSRGGESTREEMCYVFFYYYPRIPLAMCSTHPNTSEAIAQTWPGRKNEIPNDATDSQMRQYQETINKVNISHLCYADDMHQYADRRKMVARPEIFSEYEQYDKPHCEMTASAFRTSIAVLNITPMLIVVLVFGMF
- the LOC141908055 gene encoding DBH-like monooxygenase protein 1 isoform X2, encoding MRSLLISAISLAIALAFFQDANCQIIFPNKVFLDGDAKKYSLEWRYDQSDEPRKRFLTFKVTVETTGYVGFGLSPTGSMKGSDMVIGWVTKDGTPMFHDRYAPTSIGMPIIDTSQDWHLLRGAETDGKTTLVFRRNLDTCDKENDIEIQESAMRIVYSYSDTDPSDETKVHYHGHTRGTKTLYLLDKPKLTKVPPDMKTLDLVYKNYTIPSLDTTYYCAMFEIDLPTKHHAVAIDHVVQPGNERMVHHMLLYSCPKADYSSVVGRHGHCYGQEMRRYIGRCLTVVAGFAVGGETIIMPDHIGLPIGGPDETRYYLLQIHYDNPDKLSGVKDSSGMRVHYTSEMRTHDVGVMYPGITFWQKDAMIIPPKQQKFELEGWCPSNCIDKALQRSNVTEIHVITVVSHAHLLGRAVRLRHFRNGKELKPIVEDMSYDFDYQTWRWLPSKVTIKQGDSLLVECTYNTMDRTDMSRGGESTREEMCYVFFYYYPRIPLAMCSTHPNTSEAIAQTWPGRKNEIPNDATDSQMRQYQETINKVNISHLCYADDMHQYAENGRPPGDIFGV